In Mangrovivirga cuniculi, the following proteins share a genomic window:
- a CDS encoding transporter — protein MKHYILNIRLIAIFFFVQTGFIGFSQEDAAKPASSEAEELAKKLANPIASLISVPFQNNTDFGIGEFEGTRNTLNIQPVVPIKLSENLNLITRYIFPVITQYNITEPGSKQSGLSDAVVSAFFSPSNSEKFTWGVGPVFLLPIGSNDFLTTDQFGVGPTAVALTQTNGWTFGGLINQIWSVSGDEDRQDVSQMFFQPFIVYNWKSGSGIGANIEWTQNWETSEGTIWFNPTFSAVSAMGKQKFQLVIGPRFNLDAPDGARADLGGRAVLIFLFPK, from the coding sequence ATGAAACATTATATTCTAAACATAAGGCTAATTGCGATCTTTTTCTTCGTTCAAACAGGGTTTATCGGATTTTCGCAGGAAGATGCCGCTAAACCTGCAAGCTCTGAAGCCGAAGAACTTGCAAAGAAACTGGCTAACCCAATTGCTTCTCTAATTTCAGTTCCCTTTCAAAATAATACGGATTTTGGTATTGGAGAATTTGAAGGGACAAGAAATACATTGAATATCCAGCCTGTGGTACCCATTAAGCTATCTGAAAATTTAAATCTGATAACAAGATATATTTTCCCGGTTATTACTCAATATAATATAACCGAACCCGGTAGTAAGCAAAGTGGCTTAAGTGATGCGGTAGTATCTGCATTTTTCTCTCCCAGTAATTCAGAAAAGTTTACCTGGGGTGTTGGGCCTGTGTTTCTATTACCTATTGGGTCTAATGACTTTCTTACAACTGATCAATTTGGAGTGGGGCCAACTGCAGTCGCCCTTACCCAAACGAATGGATGGACCTTCGGAGGATTGATAAACCAGATATGGTCAGTATCCGGAGATGAAGATCGACAGGATGTCAGCCAGATGTTTTTTCAACCTTTTATCGTTTATAACTGGAAATCAGGATCCGGCATTGGAGCAAACATAGAGTGGACTCAAAACTGGGAAACCTCGGAAGGAACTATTTGGTTTAATCCTACTTTTAGTGCAGTTAGTGCCATGGGGAAACAAAAATTTCAATTGGTTATCGGCCCAAGATTCAACCTGGATGCACCTGATGGAGCCAGAGCAGACCTTGGTGGAAGAGCAGTTCTTATCTTTCTTTTCCCTAAATAG
- a CDS encoding peptidyl-prolyl cis-trans isomerase, translated as MKKLLKEPFLHFVLIGLLIFMVYSLTTDEYDSDKDIIIDDSDISHLVSIWELQWQREPTTEELTGLIKKTVKQEVMYREALKMNLDHNDEIIKRRLAQKMDFLTNDVSALVNKPSDEDLESYYKENSGRYLRPHQFSFYQVCFTYDNHSDPVNQAKLILNDNSDLSPEQFMKFGDPLPFPYYYESIYANKLNSELGGKIAESLQELPLNQWTGPVESGFGTHLIYLTDRTEPKLPSFAQMKDVIRRDYDYDMEIESRKKIYDNIKSGYELKLKANLDKELKDKIMSEFGS; from the coding sequence ATGAAGAAGCTTTTAAAAGAGCCATTTCTCCATTTCGTATTAATAGGGCTGCTTATATTTATGGTGTATTCATTAACCACTGACGAATATGATTCTGATAAGGACATCATTATTGATGATAGTGATATCAGTCACCTGGTGTCTATCTGGGAATTACAATGGCAGCGCGAACCCACTACTGAAGAACTAACCGGATTAATTAAGAAAACAGTTAAACAAGAGGTGATGTACCGGGAGGCATTAAAGATGAATCTCGACCATAACGACGAGATAATTAAAAGAAGACTGGCTCAGAAAATGGACTTTCTTACTAATGATGTTTCTGCCTTGGTTAATAAACCAAGTGATGAAGATCTTGAATCTTATTACAAAGAAAATTCAGGCCGGTATCTTCGACCACATCAGTTTAGTTTTTACCAGGTATGTTTCACTTATGATAATCATTCAGACCCGGTGAATCAGGCTAAACTAATTTTAAATGACAATAGTGATCTTTCTCCCGAACAGTTTATGAAATTTGGTGACCCTCTTCCGTTCCCCTATTATTATGAGAGTATTTATGCCAATAAACTAAATTCGGAACTCGGTGGTAAAATAGCCGAATCACTTCAAGAGCTTCCGCTAAACCAATGGACCGGTCCTGTGGAATCCGGTTTTGGAACACATTTGATTTATTTAACCGACAGAACAGAACCCAAACTACCCTCATTTGCTCAAATGAAAGATGTAATCAGGAGAGATTACGATTATGATATGGAAATAGAAAGCCGCAAGAAGATCTATGACAATATAAAATCTGGATATGAGCTTAAGCTGAAAGCTAATCTGGATAAAGAATTGAAAGATAAAATTATGTCGGAATTTGGGAGTTAA
- a CDS encoding HupE/UreJ family protein, whose translation MKNLFFLLITMILLPLHIAAHEMRPAYLHIKQVDENTYNVFWKIPRRGDMVLRLHPVFPESDNLRELTIPKVMEGAMLYSYSLTTQSPLEGQNLTIDGLQKTMIDVLVNVDYLNGEKVSFMLKPDEPEKVIPGRISTFQVIKSYTVLGVEHIWFGIDHLLFVLALIIITKGFKKIVKTITAFTIAHSITLSMAVLGFANLPGPPVEAVIALSIIFLAVEIVKNINGQETITSKKTWLVAFTFGLLHGFGFAGALAEVGLPQSDIPLALAFFNIGVEIGQIAFVVVVLAVIRGLALKKDWPVILKKVPAYAIGSIAAFWTIERIAGFWI comes from the coding sequence ATGAAAAATTTATTCTTTTTGTTGATCACGATGATATTACTGCCGCTTCACATCGCAGCCCATGAAATGAGACCGGCTTATCTTCATATCAAACAAGTTGATGAAAATACTTATAATGTATTCTGGAAGATCCCCAGAAGAGGTGATATGGTTCTCCGGCTTCACCCTGTTTTTCCTGAATCAGATAACCTAAGAGAGCTAACCATCCCAAAAGTAATGGAGGGTGCCATGTTATATTCATATTCCCTTACTACCCAGTCACCGTTAGAAGGTCAGAATCTTACCATTGATGGTCTGCAAAAGACAATGATTGATGTATTAGTCAACGTTGATTATTTGAATGGAGAAAAAGTATCCTTCATGTTAAAACCGGATGAACCTGAAAAGGTCATCCCGGGTAGAATAAGTACTTTCCAGGTTATCAAAAGTTATACGGTACTTGGAGTAGAACATATTTGGTTTGGAATCGACCATTTACTATTCGTATTGGCACTTATTATCATCACAAAAGGATTTAAAAAGATTGTTAAAACGATCACCGCTTTTACTATTGCCCATAGTATTACGTTGAGCATGGCTGTATTGGGCTTTGCCAATCTACCGGGACCACCCGTTGAAGCAGTAATTGCGCTAAGTATTATTTTTCTGGCGGTTGAAATAGTAAAAAATATAAATGGCCAGGAAACGATCACCAGTAAAAAAACCTGGCTGGTTGCCTTTACATTTGGCCTGTTGCATGGCTTTGGATTTGCCGGAGCGCTGGCTGAAGTTGGTCTTCCTCAATCTGATATTCCCCTGGCATTAGCTTTTTTCAATATCGGTGTTGAAATAGGACAGATTGCCTTCGTTGTGGTTGTGCTTGCAGTGATCAGAGGTTTAGCACTAAAAAAGGACTGGCCGGTTATCCTCAAAAAGGTACCAGCCTATGCAATCGGATCTATTGCCGCTTTCTGGACTATCGAACGAATTGCCGGTTTCTGGATTTAA